The Kaistia defluvii genome has a segment encoding these proteins:
- a CDS encoding DUF2189 domain-containing protein, protein MATSTNASPAIEPPLVPSRRRDLAPSAALGWLAAGWRDLLVRPATSLVYGLAVFAISGVVIWSLFALGLDYILFPALAGFMVVGPFVAIGLYAKSRDIAKRRPVSLARMILVKSESGAQVWFTGAILSLLMLVWMRAAVLIYALFFGLRPFPGLENVATMLFTTPVGLAMLLVGTVVGALFAAFSFAISTFAIPMLLDEKTDAFTAMGTSISLVWNNLPVMLAWGAIVLVLFALCVATGLLGLIVVFPLLGHATWHSYEAMK, encoded by the coding sequence ATGGCCACGTCCACAAACGCATCCCCCGCCATCGAGCCGCCGCTGGTGCCGTCGCGCCGGCGCGATCTGGCGCCCAGCGCCGCGCTGGGCTGGCTCGCGGCCGGCTGGCGCGACCTGCTCGTCCGTCCGGCGACCAGCCTCGTCTACGGCCTCGCCGTCTTCGCGATCTCGGGCGTCGTGATCTGGAGCCTGTTTGCCCTCGGCCTTGATTACATCCTGTTTCCGGCGCTCGCCGGCTTCATGGTGGTCGGGCCGTTCGTCGCCATCGGTCTCTATGCCAAGAGCCGCGACATCGCAAAGCGCCGGCCGGTTTCCCTGGCGCGCATGATCCTGGTCAAGTCGGAATCCGGCGCCCAGGTCTGGTTCACGGGCGCCATCCTCTCCCTGCTCATGCTGGTCTGGATGCGCGCCGCGGTGCTCATCTATGCGCTGTTCTTCGGCCTGCGGCCTTTCCCGGGGCTCGAAAATGTCGCGACCATGCTGTTCACCACGCCGGTCGGTCTTGCGATGCTGCTGGTTGGAACGGTCGTCGGCGCGCTGTTCGCCGCGTTCTCCTTCGCCATCAGCACCTTCGCGATCCCGATGCTGCTCGACGAGAAGACCGATGCGTTCACGGCCATGGGCACCAGCATCTCGCTGGTCTGGAACAACCTGCCGGTGATGCTGGCCTGGGGCGCGATCGTGCTCGTCCTCTTCGCGCTCTGCGTGGCAACCGGCCTGCTCGGGCTGATCGTCGTGTTTCCGCTGCTCGGCCACGCGACCTGGCATAGCTACGAGGCGATGAAATGA